Proteins encoded in a region of the Streptomyces sp. NBC_01298 genome:
- a CDS encoding agmatine deiminase family protein, with protein MNTTATSRRRLLQLGAAALPLAAFASALPAVARAATAPSGSNALRMPAEEGRHVRTFMAWPALSSVWRGNLGGVRRDIAKVAYAISRYEPVALLARPDQAADARYLCGSGAYYGIDVIEIANDDLWIRDFGPTFVVAPGAIAGVDTNFNGWGKTTAPYAQPFANDAVAAETLLGQYGVQRIQAQFVGEGGSLETDGEGTLLATVSSLVNANRNPGKSQDQVEQAMKTALGIDKVIWVPGLAGQDITDCHIDCLARFTAPGKVILDKPGAGVDAKWIAVYEETARILRSATDARGRALTVTELPGPDRAAIRGRGDEFLSSYTNYYTANGAVIAPQFGDGYADGLAYAILQAAYPGRTVVQLDIDNIASGGGGIHCATQSQPVVPPLV; from the coding sequence ATGAACACCACAGCCACGTCCCGACGCAGGCTGCTCCAGCTGGGCGCGGCGGCCCTGCCGCTCGCGGCCTTCGCCTCCGCGCTGCCGGCGGTCGCCCGGGCGGCGACGGCCCCGAGCGGCTCCAACGCGCTGCGGATGCCGGCGGAGGAGGGCCGGCACGTCCGCACCTTCATGGCCTGGCCCGCGCTTTCCTCCGTGTGGCGCGGCAACCTCGGCGGGGTGCGCCGGGACATCGCGAAGGTGGCGTACGCGATCTCGCGCTACGAGCCGGTCGCGCTGCTGGCCCGCCCCGACCAGGCCGCGGACGCCCGGTACCTGTGCGGGAGCGGCGCGTACTACGGCATCGACGTCATCGAGATAGCCAACGACGACCTGTGGATCCGGGACTTCGGCCCCACCTTCGTCGTGGCCCCCGGCGCGATCGCCGGGGTCGACACCAACTTCAACGGATGGGGGAAGACCACCGCGCCGTACGCGCAGCCCTTCGCCAACGACGCCGTGGCCGCCGAGACGCTCCTCGGCCAGTACGGCGTCCAGCGGATCCAGGCGCAGTTCGTGGGCGAGGGCGGCTCGCTGGAGACCGACGGCGAGGGGACCCTGCTGGCCACGGTGAGCTCACTGGTCAACGCCAACCGCAATCCGGGCAAGTCCCAGGACCAGGTCGAGCAGGCGATGAAGACCGCGCTCGGCATCGACAAGGTGATCTGGGTCCCGGGCCTGGCGGGCCAGGACATCACCGACTGCCACATCGACTGTCTGGCCCGCTTCACCGCACCCGGCAAGGTCATCCTGGACAAGCCCGGAGCCGGGGTCGACGCCAAGTGGATCGCCGTCTACGAGGAGACCGCGCGGATCCTGCGCAGCGCCACCGACGCCCGGGGCCGGGCGCTGACCGTCACCGAACTCCCCGGTCCCGACCGCGCCGCGATCCGTGGGCGGGGGGATGAGTTCCTGTCCAGCTACACCAACTACTACACGGCGAACGGCGCCGTCATCGCCCCGCAGTTCGGCGACGGCTACGCCGACGGTCTGGCCTACGCCATCCTGCAGGCCGCCTATCCCGGCCGGACCGTCGTCCAGCTCGACATCGACAACATCGCCTCCGGCGGCGGCGGAATCCACTGCGCCACCCAGTCGCAGCCGGTCGTGCCTCCGCTGGTCTAG
- a CDS encoding amidase, translating to MTTFDGPTIVHAFRDDALGEHDAVGLAAAIRRGEVSPAEAARDAGERVRAVDARLGAVQVHANGAAGAAHADATGGAFAGVPTFVKDNTDYEGLPTGHGSAAFRPRAAKRHAPFTRQLLSSGVTVLGKTRLPEFGFSPTTEYDGAEPVRNPWHTDYSAGGSSGGSAALVAAGAVPIAHANDGGGSIRIPAACCGLVGLKPSRGRVVASDLGRRLPLDIISDGVVSRSVRDAAAFLAAAETYRRSPALPPVGLVEGPSARRLRIGFVLDSPNGVHSDASTRAAVKETVETLGRLGHTVEPVELGMDPSFTDDFLTYWGMLSFLLGATGRTLGADFDRRRMDGLSQGLREEYLRNWRRTPGVLRRLKRTKEAYAASFRGLDLVMSPVLAHTTPPIGHLSPTVPYAKLIERILAYVAFTPVDNVVGTPSISVPTASTTPDGLPVGVMFAARPGGERKLLEIAFELEADQPFRRIQDR from the coding sequence GTGACCACTTTCGACGGACCGACCATCGTGCACGCGTTCCGGGACGACGCCCTGGGAGAGCACGACGCCGTCGGTCTCGCCGCGGCGATCCGGCGGGGTGAGGTCTCCCCCGCCGAGGCCGCCCGTGACGCCGGTGAGCGGGTGCGGGCGGTCGACGCACGGCTGGGCGCGGTGCAGGTGCACGCCAACGGAGCGGCCGGAGCGGCGCACGCCGACGCGACGGGCGGCGCCTTCGCCGGCGTTCCGACCTTCGTCAAGGACAACACCGACTACGAGGGGCTGCCCACGGGCCACGGCAGCGCGGCGTTCCGGCCGCGGGCGGCCAAGCGGCACGCGCCGTTCACGCGGCAGCTCCTGAGCAGCGGTGTCACGGTCCTGGGCAAGACCCGGCTGCCCGAGTTCGGGTTCAGCCCGACCACCGAGTACGACGGTGCGGAGCCGGTGCGCAACCCCTGGCACACGGACTACTCGGCGGGCGGCTCCTCCGGGGGCAGCGCGGCGCTGGTCGCCGCCGGGGCCGTGCCGATCGCGCACGCCAACGACGGCGGCGGCTCGATCCGGATACCCGCGGCCTGCTGCGGCCTCGTCGGCCTGAAGCCGTCCCGGGGGCGGGTCGTGGCCAGCGACCTGGGCCGCCGGCTGCCGCTCGACATCATCTCCGACGGAGTCGTCAGCCGCTCCGTGCGGGACGCCGCCGCGTTCCTCGCCGCCGCGGAAACGTACCGGCGGAGTCCCGCACTGCCTCCCGTGGGCCTGGTCGAAGGACCCTCGGCGCGCAGGCTGCGCATCGGGTTCGTACTGGACTCCCCGAACGGCGTGCACTCCGACGCCTCCACACGCGCGGCGGTCAAGGAGACGGTGGAGACGCTCGGACGGCTCGGACACACCGTGGAACCGGTGGAGTTGGGCATGGATCCGAGCTTCACCGACGACTTCCTCACCTACTGGGGGATGCTGTCCTTCCTCCTCGGCGCCACGGGCCGGACCCTCGGCGCGGACTTCGACCGCCGCCGCATGGACGGCCTCAGCCAGGGACTGCGCGAGGAGTACCTGCGGAACTGGCGCAGGACCCCCGGCGTGCTGCGGCGGTTGAAGCGGACGAAGGAGGCCTACGCGGCGTCCTTCCGCGGGCTGGACCTCGTGATGTCGCCCGTGCTCGCCCACACCACGCCGCCGATCGGCCACCTCAGCCCGACCGTTCCCTACGCGAAGCTCATCGAGCGGATCCTCGCGTACGTGGCGTTCACGCCGGTCGACAACGTCGTCGGCACCCCGTCGATCTCGGTGCCGACCGCGAGCACGACGCCGGACGGGCTGCCCGTCGGCGTCATGTTCGCCGCGCGCCCCGGCGGTGAGCGGAAGCTGCTGGAGATCGCGTTCGAACTGGAGGCGGACCAG